The following coding sequences are from one uncultured Desulfobacter sp. window:
- a CDS encoding PAS domain S-box protein translates to MDRKKPTYEELERRVRELERLQLMQKQKESQPLNREMFLRTLIETIPDLVWLKNPDGVFLACNRKFERLLNTKEKDIVGKTDYDFMSKQEADFFRKHDKAAIASGKPVKNEEEVIYLNDGHKELLETIKTPMFDTQNQLIGVLGVARDITERKRIERELRMNEARLQLTLQVANIGLWDWDVANDTWHASPIYYTMLGYKPIFGRSDRKIWIKRIHPEDREMVKNKINSILNFKTNEYRYEARMKHADGSFRLHYVTGYVLERDEDDKPVHLIGLRIDITERKKAEAEKEKLQAQLIQAQKMEAVGRLAGGVAHDFNNMLGIIMGQAELMLIQMDPAGPYFTGLQEIRKAAESSADLTRQLLAFARKQTISPKVLNLNTVVESMIKMLQRIIGEDIHLVWSPGKKPWKISMDAGQIDQILINLCVNARDSITGVGKIIIETENCTLDADYCIDHAGFIPGDYMTLAVSDSGCGMDPDILNNIFEPFFTTKDEEKGTGLGLAMIYGIVKQNDGFINVYSEPKHGSKFKIYLPRHQTDNREESQTNRPEALETGSETILVVEDNTDLLEISQTMLEQQGYLVLTAASPVKALEVVKKHADGIDLLITDVIMPEMNGRELAKKLELSHPDLKVLYMSGYTADIIAHHGVLEKDTHFIQKPFSIRELAARTRQVIECR, encoded by the coding sequence ATGGATAGAAAAAAACCCACATACGAAGAATTGGAAAGAAGAGTCCGGGAACTGGAAAGGCTGCAGCTCATGCAGAAGCAAAAGGAATCCCAACCGCTGAATCGTGAAATGTTTTTACGCACCCTGATTGAAACAATACCGGATCTTGTGTGGTTAAAAAATCCGGATGGTGTTTTCCTTGCCTGTAATCGAAAATTTGAGCGCCTTTTGAATACTAAGGAAAAGGATATTGTCGGAAAAACAGACTATGATTTTATGAGCAAACAGGAGGCGGATTTTTTCCGCAAACATGACAAAGCCGCCATCGCAAGCGGAAAGCCTGTGAAAAATGAAGAAGAAGTCATCTACCTAAATGACGGCCATAAGGAATTGCTTGAAACCATTAAAACGCCAATGTTCGATACTCAAAACCAACTGATCGGCGTATTGGGCGTGGCCCGTGATATAACAGAACGAAAACGGATTGAAAGAGAGCTTCGAATGAACGAAGCGCGATTACAATTAACGCTTCAAGTCGCCAATATCGGCCTCTGGGATTGGGATGTTGCCAATGATACCTGGCATGCCTCGCCTATATATTATACCATGTTGGGCTATAAACCCATTTTCGGTCGTTCTGACAGAAAGATATGGATCAAGCGGATTCATCCCGAAGACAGGGAAATGGTCAAAAATAAAATTAACAGTATTCTGAATTTCAAAACAAACGAATATCGCTATGAAGCACGTATGAAACATGCTGACGGCTCCTTTCGCCTGCATTACGTCACCGGATATGTGCTTGAAAGGGATGAGGACGATAAACCGGTTCATCTGATCGGCCTTAGAATTGACATCACCGAACGGAAAAAAGCGGAAGCTGAAAAAGAAAAACTCCAAGCGCAATTAATTCAGGCTCAGAAAATGGAGGCGGTAGGGCGTCTGGCAGGCGGTGTTGCCCATGATTTCAACAACATGCTGGGGATTATCATGGGGCAGGCCGAACTGATGCTGATTCAAATGGATCCAGCCGGACCCTATTTTACCGGGTTACAGGAAATCAGAAAAGCCGCTGAAAGTTCAGCCGACCTGACGCGACAATTATTAGCCTTTGCCCGTAAGCAGACCATATCGCCCAAGGTACTTAACCTGAATACGGTTGTTGAAAGCATGATTAAAATGCTGCAGCGAATCATTGGTGAGGATATCCACCTTGTCTGGTCTCCTGGGAAAAAGCCCTGGAAGATATCAATGGACGCCGGACAAATCGACCAGATCCTTATCAACCTGTGCGTCAATGCCCGGGATAGTATCACCGGCGTTGGAAAAATCATCATCGAGACAGAAAACTGCACGTTGGATGCGGATTATTGCATTGATCATGCGGGATTCATACCCGGTGATTACATGACGTTGGCGGTTAGCGACAGTGGTTGCGGGATGGATCCCGATATTCTCAATAATATATTTGAACCTTTTTTTACCACCAAGGACGAAGAAAAGGGGACGGGCCTCGGCCTTGCCATGATTTATGGTATTGTCAAACAAAACGATGGGTTTATCAATGTATACAGCGAACCAAAACATGGCTCCAAATTTAAAATTTATCTGCCCCGGCACCAGACAGATAACAGAGAGGAATCCCAAACCAATCGTCCCGAGGCCCTGGAGACCGGCTCGGAGACGATCCTGGTGGTGGAGGACAATACCGATCTTCTGGAAATCAGTCAGACCATGCTGGAACAGCAGGGGTATTTAGTGTTGACCGCGGCCTCACCCGTGAAAGCGCTGGAAGTGGTAAAAAAGCATGCCGACGGCATTGACCTGCTCATTACGGATGTGATTATGCCGGAGATGAACGGGCGGGAGTTGGCAAAAAAACTGGAACTGAGCCATCCGGATCTGAAAGTGCTCT
- the rocF gene encoding arginase — protein sequence MMCKKISIIGIPMDFGQSLRGVDMGPAAVRYTGLIQKLRALGHVVVDTGDISIPIRDDDALGKSEKNDYVKEITQICTAVYEAGKLAIEEGRFPLFIGGDHSVTIGTVAAATYNEPAGLIWVDAHGDFNTPQSSPSGNIHGMPLAVLTGEGYEPLLNVGAPGIKVMPEHVVMIGQRDLDQKEKERLKASGITVFSMREIDESGISAVANKALMKFAHLKRIHLSVDMDALDPLEAPGVGTPVPGGITYREAHLLMETLADSGKITSMDLVEINPILDSANKTARLAVELTLSALGKSIM from the coding sequence ATGATGTGCAAAAAAATCAGTATCATTGGTATCCCCATGGATTTCGGGCAATCGCTTCGGGGTGTTGATATGGGGCCTGCGGCCGTCAGATACACCGGCCTGATTCAGAAATTAAGGGCGCTTGGCCATGTGGTCGTGGACACGGGAGATATCAGCATACCGATCCGGGATGATGATGCCTTGGGTAAATCTGAAAAAAACGATTATGTAAAAGAGATTACCCAGATCTGCACGGCGGTTTATGAAGCGGGAAAGTTGGCCATAGAGGAAGGACGGTTCCCTCTGTTTATTGGCGGCGACCACTCCGTAACCATTGGAACGGTGGCGGCCGCAACCTATAATGAACCGGCCGGCCTGATCTGGGTTGATGCCCATGGTGATTTCAACACCCCCCAATCTTCTCCCTCGGGCAACATCCATGGTATGCCCCTGGCTGTTTTGACCGGGGAGGGGTATGAACCATTGTTGAATGTCGGAGCCCCTGGCATTAAAGTCATGCCCGAACATGTGGTCATGATCGGACAGCGGGATCTGGATCAAAAAGAGAAAGAACGGTTAAAAGCATCGGGAATTACGGTCTTTTCCATGAGAGAAATAGATGAATCCGGGATCAGTGCCGTTGCCAACAAGGCGTTAATGAAGTTTGCGCATCTCAAACGCATTCACCTGTCCGTTGACATGGATGCCCTTGATCCGTTGGAAGCCCCGGGTGTGGGCACGCCCGTACCGGGAGGCATCACATACCGGGAGGCGCACCTGTTGATGGAAACCCTGGCCGATTCCGGGAAAATCACATCCATGGACCTGGTGGAAATCAATCCGATTCTCGACAGTGCCAATAAGACCGCCAGGCTTGCTGTTGAACTCACATTGTCCGCCCTGGGGAAAAGTATTATGTGA
- a CDS encoding LysR family transcriptional regulator, producing MKETHYHCLPSQNGLKFFEGAVSRQIKLLENQLNVIIFHRAHRKLNLTEQGRILARVEPELKGGQCLQTVAG from the coding sequence ATGAAAGAAACCCATTACCACTGTCTGCCGTCCCAGAACGGACTTAAATTTTTCGAGGGCGCGGTCAGCCGCCAGATCAAGCTGCTGGAAAACCAGTTGAACGTGATCATTTTTCACCGGGCCCACCGAAAACTGAACCTTACGGAGCAGGGGCGGATCCTGGCCCGAGTTGAACCAGAACTCAAAGGGGGTCAATGCCTTCAAACAGTGGCTGGTTAA
- a CDS encoding GntR family transcriptional regulator: MKNRNLTSIVFDDIRNKILNYQLLPGNRISDTEIAEAMDISRSPVRQALFRLAEHGLIESRHNRGFIVKVFSAKEIEDLHVLREALELSAIDLLVKNMNRDTAQRLEHAVDCLKPLIDQNDIAEITRIDWQFHNLIIKGGGNTLMIEFYRSLQDRIKISFPHLQTPGPAMWEIYDEHKQILDNILYRNTAGAKYAMSSHLKRALEINLTATREHKSKTP; encoded by the coding sequence ATGAAAAACAGAAACCTGACAAGCATTGTTTTCGATGATATCCGCAACAAAATTTTAAATTACCAGCTGCTGCCCGGCAACCGGATTTCAGACACTGAAATTGCCGAAGCAATGGACATCAGCCGGTCCCCCGTGCGCCAGGCCCTGTTTCGCCTGGCCGAACACGGACTGATAGAATCCCGCCACAACCGAGGTTTTATTGTTAAAGTCTTTTCAGCCAAAGAGATAGAAGACCTGCATGTGCTGCGTGAAGCATTAGAACTCAGCGCCATTGACCTGCTGGTTAAAAATATGAACCGGGATACGGCCCAGCGCCTGGAACATGCCGTGGACTGTTTAAAACCATTGATTGATCAAAATGACATTGCAGAAATAACCCGCATTGACTGGCAGTTTCACAACCTGATCATCAAAGGCGGGGGCAACACATTAATGATTGAATTTTACCGCAGCCTGCAGGACAGGATCAAAATATCATTTCCCCATTTGCAAACCCCAGGTCCTGCCATGTGGGAAATTTATGACGAACACAAACAGATTCTTGACAATATTCTGTATAGAAACACAGCCGGGGCCAAATATGCCATGTCCAGTCACCTGAAAAGGGCTTTGGAAATCAACCTGACCGCCACCCGAGAACATAAGTCCAAAACCCCCTGA
- a CDS encoding response regulator, producing the protein MSVFDRLSLKNRMVFSFSLIIILFVVLSISTYRQIEVLNELTRTLYTHPLQVSNAALEAKAGVLAMHRSMKDVSTAQSQADISLAIQEVREKEAVVYRELNLIKRYILGLEGRQLIESTILLFDGWKPIRLEVQDFVLKGERASANLITRKKGADYVAHLERRMEELTRYARNKADGFMQDARKTQRRVYIHILTSITLFMCLAITIGYRLSSSILGAIETFRQTIARITRTGELEQTTVKGNHEIAALASHFNRLIHRLQGQFWLQRMENELIHALSGDLGFEAMLEKSCTHLCQSLKNCTGAIYTYDEQGGKCRLSYYYAIPEGSQFAKEFDLGKGLVGQAAKDKKKIMLSRPTTEEASVNSGIQHQTPSGIMAIPMMYKNHLLGIFEVAFFDPENTLKQQALLSAIRSLSVLLYAARQNEQVTRLLDVAQKTNKQLQTLNMEIEHQAGQLSRKNTELEDQQKKVEEANRLKSEFLSNMSHELRTPLNSVNALSRVLITQAGEKLTPEEKNYLEIIERNGKRLLALINDILDLSKIESGKMELDYTRFSLARTIDNIVESLSPLARNKNIRLDTQLSGTLPLLENDEAKVHQVLENIIANAVKFTEQGGVAVSAVERNGHVEISIKDSGIGISSKDLKTIFEEFRQSDGTTTRKYEGTGLGLAIAHKAVQLMGGKLEVSSVIDQGSTFIVTLPVNPQGAGPKPLPTKSLPEAANEEPASILIVDDDDNTRDLLSHAFQRQGYTTLTAATGRQALHYAKTQPILAITLDVIMPEMDGWEVLTRLKEDLDTAEIPVIIVSVSDDRSTGFALGAVGYVNKPLDRKLLHEEIGKFTQTTPSSVMLVDDNEMERNQTALWLTREGVRVTAAGSGEQCLELLESDTPDIMVIDLVMPEMSGFELIKAIRANPETAGIPILVLTAKDLTPEEKTALERNASSILLKTPECSQTLYEQINAVLKTIVPPRLSRSLEPRPITGRPVVLIVEDNPDNMITIKAILPKGLDVKEAEDGQQGLDMARILTPDLIFLDMALPKMDGFEVVKALKADERTKNIPVVALTAQAMQGDKQRILGAGCDDYIPKPINPEALRKKVRFWLQIDPEEKK; encoded by the coding sequence ATGAGTGTTTTTGACAGGTTGTCATTAAAAAACCGGATGGTGTTTTCATTTTCCCTGATTATTATCCTGTTTGTGGTATTGAGTATCAGCACCTACCGTCAAATAGAAGTCCTCAATGAGCTTACCCGGACACTCTACACCCACCCGCTCCAGGTATCCAATGCCGCCCTGGAAGCCAAGGCCGGGGTGCTTGCCATGCATAGATCCATGAAAGATGTCTCAACCGCCCAAAGCCAGGCCGATATTTCCCTGGCCATCCAGGAGGTCCGGGAAAAAGAGGCCGTGGTATACCGGGAGCTGAATCTGATCAAGCGTTATATTCTGGGCCTAGAAGGCAGGCAGTTGATTGAAAGCACCATCCTGCTTTTTGACGGCTGGAAGCCCATTCGACTGGAGGTCCAGGACTTCGTTCTCAAAGGGGAGAGGGCATCCGCCAACCTGATCACCCGAAAAAAAGGGGCCGATTACGTGGCCCACCTGGAAAGGCGCATGGAAGAGCTCACCCGTTACGCCAGAAATAAGGCAGACGGATTTATGCAGGATGCCCGCAAAACCCAGCGCCGGGTCTATATTCATATCCTCACCTCCATCACCCTTTTTATGTGCCTGGCAATCACCATCGGCTATCGGTTGTCTTCAAGCATCCTGGGTGCCATTGAAACCTTTCGCCAAACCATCGCCCGGATCACCCGGACAGGAGAACTGGAGCAGACAACCGTTAAGGGAAATCATGAAATTGCGGCACTGGCCAGTCATTTCAACCGCCTGATCCACCGCCTGCAAGGACAGTTCTGGCTCCAGCGTATGGAAAATGAGCTGATTCACGCCCTGTCCGGAGACCTTGGATTTGAGGCGATGTTAGAAAAAAGCTGCACCCACCTTTGCCAGAGCCTGAAAAACTGCACCGGTGCCATATACACATATGATGAGCAAGGAGGCAAGTGCCGGCTCAGTTATTATTATGCAATTCCCGAAGGCAGTCAGTTCGCCAAAGAGTTTGACCTGGGAAAGGGGCTTGTGGGTCAGGCCGCGAAAGATAAAAAAAAGATTATGCTGTCCCGGCCAACGACTGAAGAGGCCTCTGTCAATTCCGGAATACAACACCAGACTCCCTCGGGTATTATGGCCATTCCCATGATGTATAAGAATCATCTTTTGGGTATTTTTGAAGTGGCCTTTTTTGACCCCGAAAATACGCTAAAACAGCAAGCCCTGTTATCGGCCATCCGGTCGCTTTCCGTATTGCTCTATGCGGCCCGACAAAATGAACAGGTAACCCGCCTGCTTGACGTCGCCCAAAAAACCAACAAACAGCTACAGACGTTAAACATGGAAATTGAACATCAGGCCGGGCAATTGAGCCGAAAAAATACAGAGCTTGAGGACCAGCAAAAAAAGGTGGAAGAGGCAAACCGCCTGAAAAGCGAGTTCCTGTCCAATATGAGTCATGAACTGCGAACCCCTCTGAACTCAGTGAACGCATTGTCCCGGGTGCTGATTACCCAGGCCGGCGAAAAACTGACCCCGGAGGAAAAAAACTATCTGGAAATCATTGAGCGCAACGGCAAACGCCTGCTGGCACTGATCAACGACATCCTCGACCTGTCGAAAATAGAGTCGGGCAAGATGGAACTGGATTACACCCGCTTTTCCCTTGCCCGTACAATTGACAATATCGTGGAAAGCCTTTCGCCACTCGCCCGGAATAAAAATATCCGGCTTGACACCCAGCTTTCCGGAACACTTCCCCTGCTTGAAAATGATGAAGCCAAGGTGCATCAGGTGCTTGAAAACATCATTGCCAATGCCGTGAAATTCACAGAACAAGGCGGTGTTGCGGTGTCTGCCGTTGAACGAAACGGCCATGTTGAAATTAGTATTAAAGATTCGGGTATCGGTATCTCTTCTAAAGATTTAAAAACCATATTTGAAGAATTCCGGCAGTCCGACGGCACCACAACCCGGAAATATGAAGGTACCGGGCTTGGGCTGGCCATCGCCCACAAAGCGGTTCAGTTAATGGGCGGAAAACTCGAAGTCTCCTCCGTAATTGACCAGGGCAGCACATTTATTGTCACGCTCCCGGTCAATCCCCAGGGTGCCGGCCCAAAGCCCTTGCCGACAAAATCTTTACCGGAGGCCGCAAACGAAGAGCCGGCCAGTATCCTCATCGTGGATGACGACGACAACACACGAGACCTCTTAAGCCATGCCTTTCAAAGGCAGGGGTATACCACCTTGACCGCGGCCACAGGCCGCCAGGCGCTTCACTATGCCAAAACCCAACCCATTTTGGCCATCACCCTGGATGTGATCATGCCGGAAATGGACGGCTGGGAAGTATTGACCCGGCTAAAGGAAGATCTGGATACTGCTGAAATCCCGGTGATTATTGTATCTGTGTCCGATGACCGCAGCACCGGGTTTGCCCTGGGCGCTGTGGGGTATGTGAACAAACCCCTGGACCGGAAACTGCTGCACGAAGAGATTGGTAAATTTACCCAAACAACGCCGTCCAGCGTTATGCTGGTGGATGATAATGAAATGGAACGTAACCAGACGGCTTTGTGGCTCACCCGGGAGGGGGTTCGGGTAACGGCAGCAGGCAGCGGAGAGCAATGCCTGGAACTTCTTGAATCCGACACGCCCGATATTATGGTCATAGATCTGGTGATGCCGGAGATGAGCGGATTTGAACTGATTAAAGCCATCCGGGCCAATCCGGAAACAGCCGGTATCCCTATACTGGTATTAACCGCCAAAGACCTGACCCCGGAAGAAAAGACGGCCCTTGAGAGGAACGCATCTTCCATTCTGCTCAAAACACCTGAATGCAGCCAGACGTTATATGAACAGATCAATGCCGTGTTAAAAACGATAGTCCCCCCCCGGTTGTCCCGATCCCTTGAACCCAGACCGATAACCGGCCGCCCTGTGGTATTGATCGTGGAAGATAACCCGGATAATATGATCACCATCAAAGCAATACTGCCCAAAGGATTAGATGTAAAAGAGGCCGAAGATGGGCAGCAGGGGTTGGATATGGCAAGGATACTGACCCCGGATCTCATTTTTCTGGATATGGCGCTGCCAAAAATGGATGGGTTCGAGGTTGTAAAAGCTTTAAAGGCAGATGAGCGGACAAAAAACATCCCCGTTGTCGCGCTGACGGCCCAGGCCATGCAGGGAGACAAACAGCGAATCCTCGGGGCAGGCTGCGATGACTATATTCCCAAACCCATTAACCCGGAAGCATTGAGAAAAAAAGTGCGGTTCTGGCTGCAGATAGATCCAGAGGAGAAAAAATGA
- a CDS encoding response regulator — protein MTCILAIDDNKDNLTSISALLKLLLPNSDVITASSGEEGIHKAITGHPDTILLDIHMPGMDGFETCRELKNIEATAHIPVIMLTAVRTDSKSRVKALDLGADAFLTKPIDESALAAQVRAMLRIKQAEDRLRDDKIHLEVLVKERVAELRQVNSQLVKEIEERRQTEQAKKKLEQQLIHAQKLESVGRLAGGIAHDFNNMLSIILGYSEMMQEDMTPDDPNYEPINEISAAANRSANLTGQLLAFARKQTVSPQVLDLNETIPRMMTMLHRLLREDISLNFMPASPPCMVNIDPNQLDQVLVNLCINAGDAINGAGQISITAENVFINDVNRGENIDLPAGRYVKLSVIDTGCGMDKDMIPNIFEPFFTTKEMAKGSGLGLSTVYGIVGQNNGTIDVSSRPGKGSTFTILLPEHKKTADTGDSHRKNKVQDRQSATILLVEDEESLLNLGRQLLEQLGYTVLATHSPKEALRIAADHPEQIQVLITDVIMPEMNGHELADKLKKEHPHIQCLYVSGYPAQVLSSEKILEAGNHFLPKPYKKEDLERMLKNF, from the coding sequence ATGACCTGCATTCTGGCCATCGACGACAACAAGGACAACCTGACAAGCATCAGCGCGCTGCTCAAGCTGTTGCTCCCAAACAGTGATGTAATTACGGCATCTTCAGGCGAAGAAGGCATTCACAAAGCAATTACAGGCCACCCGGATACTATTTTGCTGGATATTCACATGCCGGGAATGGATGGGTTCGAAACCTGTCGTGAGTTAAAAAACATAGAGGCCACCGCTCATATCCCCGTCATCATGCTGACGGCTGTCCGGACGGATTCAAAGAGCCGGGTTAAGGCCCTTGATCTTGGTGCGGATGCTTTTTTAACCAAGCCCATTGATGAATCGGCACTTGCCGCCCAGGTTCGGGCCATGCTCAGGATTAAACAGGCCGAAGACCGTCTCAGGGATGACAAAATACATCTTGAGGTCTTGGTCAAAGAACGGGTTGCAGAACTCAGGCAAGTCAATTCCCAACTGGTCAAAGAGATCGAAGAACGAAGGCAAACGGAGCAAGCCAAAAAAAAGCTGGAGCAACAGCTGATCCATGCCCAGAAACTTGAATCCGTGGGCAGGCTTGCCGGGGGAATTGCCCATGATTTCAACAATATGCTCAGCATTATTCTGGGGTATTCAGAGATGATGCAAGAGGATATGACGCCCGATGACCCGAATTACGAACCAATAAACGAAATCAGCGCGGCAGCCAACCGGTCAGCCAATCTTACCGGACAGTTGCTCGCCTTTGCGCGCAAACAGACGGTAAGCCCGCAGGTACTGGATTTAAATGAGACCATACCCAGGATGATGACGATGCTCCACAGGCTGCTAAGAGAAGATATCAGTCTTAATTTTATGCCGGCATCCCCCCCCTGCATGGTCAATATTGATCCAAATCAGTTGGATCAAGTGTTGGTCAATCTGTGTATTAATGCCGGGGATGCCATCAACGGTGCCGGTCAAATTTCCATTACAGCTGAAAATGTGTTCATCAATGACGTGAATAGAGGTGAGAATATTGATTTACCTGCCGGCCGCTATGTCAAACTGTCCGTCATTGACACCGGATGCGGCATGGACAAAGATATGATTCCCAATATTTTTGAGCCTTTTTTTACAACCAAAGAGATGGCCAAAGGATCAGGTCTAGGACTCTCGACTGTGTATGGCATTGTCGGGCAGAACAACGGCACAATTGATGTATCCAGCCGGCCGGGTAAAGGCTCAACCTTTACAATTTTACTTCCCGAGCACAAAAAAACGGCCGACACTGGGGACAGCCATCGTAAGAACAAAGTACAGGACAGGCAAAGTGCAACCATTCTTTTGGTGGAGGATGAAGAATCCCTGCTGAATTTAGGCCGCCAACTGCTTGAACAACTGGGATATACGGTGTTGGCGACACATTCACCCAAAGAGGCCCTTCGCATCGCAGCCGATCACCCAGAACAAATCCAAGTACTTATCACGGATGTAATCATGCCCGAAATGAACGGACATGAACTTGCAGACAAGTTAAAAAAAGAGCATCCCCATATCCAATGTCTCTATGTATCCGGATATCCTGCCCAGGTACTTTCTTCGGAAAAGATACTGGAAGCGGGGAATCATTTTCTTCCCAAACCTTATAAAAAAGAAGATCTGGAACGTATGCTCAAGAATTTTTGA
- a CDS encoding aminotransferase class III-fold pyridoxal phosphate-dependent enzyme, which translates to MKTNEYIALEDQYGAKNYKPLDVVLCKGEGIWVWDADGNKYMDCLAAYSAVNQGHCHPEIRRAMMDQAGKLTLTSRAFRNDQLKQIDCPAIKEICGIGLMIAVELHENTPGGARAICERLAGLGILCKETHTYTIRFAPPLVITKSDIDWAMTRISLAFKDVK; encoded by the coding sequence ATGAAAACAAATGAATATATTGCCCTTGAAGACCAGTATGGCGCCAAAAATTATAAACCCCTGGATGTGGTCCTTTGCAAGGGCGAGGGCATCTGGGTGTGGGACGCGGACGGCAATAAGTACATGGACTGCCTGGCTGCATATTCCGCCGTGAACCAGGGCCATTGCCACCCTGAAATCCGCCGGGCCATGATGGACCAGGCCGGCAAATTAACCTTGACCTCCCGGGCCTTTCGCAATGACCAGCTCAAACAGATCGATTGCCCGGCCATCAAAGAGATCTGCGGGATCGGCCTGATGATTGCCGTTGAGCTTCATGAAAATACTCCGGGAGGCGCCCGGGCCATATGCGAACGTCTTGCCGGACTGGGTATCCTGTGCAAGGAAACCCATACCTATACCATCCGGTTTGCCCCGCCCCTGGTGATCACCAAGTCAGACATTGACTGGGCCATGACCCGGATCTCCCTGGCGTTTAAGGATGTCAAATAG